The proteins below are encoded in one region of Calditrichota bacterium:
- the brxL gene encoding BREX system Lon protease-like protein BrxL, which produces MSLQDKIFKNFEGKVVRKDLTKTIKGNAVVPSYVLEYLLGQHCASFDQDIIDQGLVKVKSVIKDHFVHRDEAEYVKSTIKEKGEHRIIDKLTATLNEKKDIYEATFSNLGISKVQISSDLIKKHKRLLSGGGVWCIINMGYLASEESDSSPWIIDSLKPIQISSVDIEEFINLRVDFTKEEWVDLLISSMGLEPEHFNFRSKLLQIARLIPFCENNFNFIELGPKGTGKSHIFSELSPHGILVSGGDVSQAKLFVNNSNNKIGLVGFWDVITFDEFAGSTKKPDKKLVDIMKNYMANKSFSRGRDVLGATAAFAFVGNTEHAVPYMLKNSNLFDALPKAYYDSAFLDRLHLYIPGWEISKLRNEMFTDSYGFIVDYLAEILKEMRKEDYSSFAEKFVDLDSSLTTRDREGILKTFSGLAKILYPGGTISYEETIELIEFAMESRKRVKDQLIKMDDTFENVSFVYHDKRKNKEIRIETLENIKHLHIQPDDESEENADVENEPKKETFQAKPGQIILSDNQEGVSFKMLFAAYLKEATEIKLVDPYIRYPHQFRLLLEFCSLLAELKEEDQEINLEVISWNEPDEKLNESIENFKEVAESVFDLGIHMEYDMNPNVHDRSIRANNGWKIILGRGLDIYLKPEGRFNIADVMPEKRKCKACEITYIRQ; this is translated from the coding sequence ATGAGTTTACAGGATAAAATTTTTAAGAATTTCGAAGGCAAAGTTGTTCGCAAAGATTTGACAAAAACAATAAAAGGAAATGCTGTTGTGCCAAGCTATGTGCTTGAATACTTATTGGGTCAACATTGCGCATCTTTCGATCAGGATATTATTGATCAGGGTTTGGTAAAAGTGAAGTCTGTTATTAAAGATCATTTTGTCCACCGAGATGAGGCTGAATATGTAAAATCAACTATTAAAGAAAAAGGCGAACATCGTATTATAGATAAACTAACAGCGACATTAAATGAGAAAAAAGATATTTACGAAGCCACTTTTTCGAATCTTGGTATATCTAAAGTTCAAATTAGCAGTGATCTTATAAAAAAACACAAACGACTACTTTCCGGCGGTGGAGTTTGGTGTATTATTAATATGGGGTATTTAGCAAGCGAGGAGTCTGATTCATCGCCATGGATAATTGACAGTTTAAAACCGATTCAAATTTCCAGTGTGGATATTGAAGAATTTATCAACCTACGGGTGGACTTTACAAAAGAGGAGTGGGTTGATTTACTCATCAGTAGCATGGGTCTCGAGCCTGAACATTTTAATTTTAGAAGTAAACTGCTACAAATAGCCCGGTTAATTCCTTTCTGTGAAAACAACTTCAATTTTATCGAATTAGGACCCAAAGGAACAGGCAAGTCGCACATCTTCTCAGAGCTATCTCCCCATGGTATTTTGGTTTCTGGTGGCGATGTTTCTCAAGCGAAGCTTTTTGTAAATAATTCAAATAATAAGATTGGTCTTGTTGGTTTTTGGGATGTAATCACTTTTGATGAATTTGCCGGTAGTACTAAAAAGCCGGATAAGAAATTAGTTGATATAATGAAAAATTATATGGCCAATAAATCATTTTCGCGAGGCCGCGATGTTTTGGGAGCAACAGCTGCTTTTGCGTTTGTTGGAAACACGGAGCACGCAGTTCCTTATATGCTTAAGAATTCAAATCTTTTTGATGCGTTACCAAAGGCATATTATGATTCTGCTTTCTTGGATCGATTGCATCTATACATCCCTGGCTGGGAAATAAGTAAATTGCGCAACGAAATGTTTACAGACAGTTATGGTTTTATAGTGGATTACCTTGCTGAGATCTTAAAAGAAATGCGGAAAGAGGATTATTCATCTTTTGCTGAAAAATTTGTTGATCTTGATTCCTCCTTAACAACCCGTGACCGGGAAGGCATTCTAAAAACATTTTCAGGTTTGGCAAAAATTTTATATCCCGGAGGCACTATTTCCTATGAAGAAACTATTGAGTTAATAGAATTTGCAATGGAGAGTCGAAAACGGGTAAAGGACCAGCTCATCAAAATGGATGACACCTTTGAAAATGTCTCTTTCGTTTATCATGATAAACGAAAAAATAAAGAAATAAGAATTGAGACCCTCGAAAATATCAAACATCTTCACATTCAGCCAGATGATGAAAGTGAAGAAAATGCAGATGTAGAAAACGAGCCTAAGAAAGAAACTTTTCAAGCAAAACCAGGGCAAATAATTCTTAGTGATAATCAGGAAGGCGTGTCGTTTAAAATGTTGTTTGCCGCTTATCTAAAAGAAGCGACCGAGATAAAGCTAGTAGATCCTTATATAAGATATCCACATCAATTTAGATTGTTGTTAGAGTTTTGCTCACTTCTCGCGGAATTGAAAGAAGAAGATCAGGAAATAAACTTAGAAGTAATCTCCTGGAATGAACCGGATGAAAAATTGAATGAAAGTATTGAAAACTTTAAAGAAGTTGCAGAGTCCGTTTTTGATTTAGGCATTCACATGGAATATGACATGAATCCAAATGTTCATGATCGATCTATCCGCGCAAATAATGGTTGGAAAATAATCTTGGGTCGCGGACTGGATATTTATCTAAAACCTGAAGGACGTTTTAATATTGCAGATGTTATGCCGGAAAAAAGAAAATGTAAAGCCTGTGAGATAACTTATATAAGACAATAA
- a CDS encoding sigma 54-interacting transcriptional regulator codes for MIYFTFAGNHDDLKPDDTLGALFNIYASFKDSITDVYILVSPTNLKTKVSYKKIADKNRSRILSINPKVNVNLIPIELTNPVEFNVVYPRLLVTIQDIIQKAKIEGEKKIINITSGTPTMSTCWVLLQQSGIIKNAELIQSFEPAYAREKGKSYQVVEFPTDDFPKVTAPDSIKAELTALKRESDHLKERVTNFDLKESIPLLIGSSPPIKEVKEQITQDIDQTTHVLITGERGTGKEVVAQSIWQRYKKEQDKELTTRDCSVFAEGLIASEIFGHKKGAFTGAVENKVGIIESCNGKMLFLDEIGNLPITAQQNLLRYLSAGQIQITGGDTKDVQTQIIAATNKDINDFQIFAQDLKDRFDEVIHLSPLRERKEDIPDLINYFLNRSPKATILKKEVIDFLLEHDWPDNVRGLEKWISSLMRKFKNGGEIALSDIPERYKKDMEVKEEDVDDYLPDLPLPVPLQPDYVELIREKARQIANGKSSEVDKLLKQNPGTEKQRQYNKRKN; via the coding sequence ATGATTTACTTTACATTTGCAGGTAATCATGATGATTTAAAACCTGATGATACTCTAGGTGCCTTATTCAATATTTATGCTTCTTTCAAAGACAGTATCACTGATGTTTATATTCTAGTTTCCCCAACAAACCTTAAAACAAAAGTTAGTTACAAAAAAATAGCTGATAAAAATCGTTCACGAATTCTATCAATTAATCCTAAAGTCAATGTAAATCTGATTCCTATTGAGTTAACCAATCCTGTAGAATTTAATGTTGTTTATCCTCGGTTGCTGGTGACTATTCAGGATATAATTCAAAAGGCCAAAATAGAAGGCGAAAAGAAGATAATAAATATTACTTCAGGCACACCAACCATGTCAACTTGTTGGGTTTTGCTACAACAATCTGGTATTATTAAAAATGCAGAATTGATTCAATCATTCGAACCGGCTTATGCTAGGGAAAAGGGGAAGTCGTATCAAGTTGTAGAATTTCCCACAGATGATTTTCCAAAGGTAACAGCACCCGATTCAATAAAAGCAGAACTTACAGCCCTAAAACGTGAATCAGATCATCTTAAGGAAAGAGTTACCAACTTTGATTTAAAAGAAAGTATTCCTTTGCTAATAGGAAGTTCACCACCCATTAAAGAGGTTAAAGAGCAGATCACCCAGGATATTGATCAAACAACGCATGTACTGATTACTGGAGAAAGGGGAACGGGAAAAGAAGTTGTTGCCCAGTCCATTTGGCAGCGATATAAAAAAGAACAGGATAAAGAATTAACCACTAGGGATTGTAGCGTTTTTGCTGAAGGCCTTATAGCCTCAGAGATTTTTGGTCATAAAAAAGGGGCCTTTACGGGAGCTGTCGAAAATAAAGTTGGTATAATAGAATCATGTAATGGAAAGATGCTGTTTTTAGATGAAATAGGCAACTTACCGATAACTGCTCAACAGAATCTTTTGCGCTATTTGTCCGCTGGACAAATACAGATAACCGGGGGAGATACAAAAGATGTACAAACGCAGATCATTGCTGCTACCAATAAGGATATCAATGATTTCCAAATTTTTGCCCAAGACTTGAAAGACCGCTTTGATGAAGTCATCCATCTTTCTCCATTACGTGAACGAAAAGAAGATATACCAGACCTGATCAATTATTTTTTAAACAGATCACCAAAGGCAACAATTCTGAAAAAAGAGGTAATTGATTTTCTACTCGAACATGATTGGCCGGACAATGTTCGTGGTCTTGAAAAATGGATATCCAGTCTCATGCGTAAATTTAAAAACGGAGGGGAGATAGCGTTAAGCGATATTCCAGAACGTTATAAAAAGGATATGGAAGTAAAGGAAGAAGACGTTGATGACTATCTGCCGGATCTTCCATTGCCTGTTCCATTGCAACCAGACTATGTAGAATTGATTCGAGAAAAGGCTCGACAAATTGCTAACGGGAAAAGTTCGGAAGTTGACAAATTATTAAAACAAAATCCTGGAACTGAAAAGCAACGTCAGTATAATAAACGGAAAAATTAG
- the pglX gene encoding BREX-1 system adenine-specific DNA-methyltransferase PglX produces the protein MNTNKLKTFAQEARQLLMQGVENRLRYWGFDEKGQTLEDLQPTKGGYIFREQVFDDPDVPKKWQNLKRAVQRHTAKDIVEEAAYTWFNRLVAIKILEENNYIPPVLHYVSAELQEPLLLSHARKGQADFLKSNEKAKLTGALLENEDEQAFALLLSSYCKSQPLLKRVFGIIDDYTELLLPNNLLSSNGIIELLNNTPSIEESDYKELELIGWLYQFYISDKKDDVFAGFKKNKKARAEDIPAATQIFTPKWIVKYLVENTVGRIWLDRYPDSPLKQQMKYLVEPAAENRQKDEPIINDVSELKVLDPAVGSGHFLLVAFDLLLEMYKEEGYTPRNAAQQIIHNNLFGLDICKRAAQLANFAVLLKAAQYNPDILNGDLKPNIFAMPEPRAFSRQDVYDFLGEQGTAYADELEKALLEMQQAQNIGSALILDLSKPAHAFIKQRLQELQQQQQKGQLDLAWQAFYAVFASFIEPVLILTDKFHAVVANPPYMGGKSMNPSLTEYVRSNYPKSKSDLCTVFMEACVHYLINSGILGMINLPSWMFLSSYEKLRRSLLEKTFISTLIHQGRGIFGSDFGSVCFCVINENHKDRTGIYRRLFQQHVKVDSVEEKERRFFNRDYGFYESNQSNFEKIPFSPIGYWVSDKIYKLFEQDLLAKVGHFGEGLSTKNNDLFIRFWHEVNFREIGFKLKSPKMTIDNNSKFYPFHKGGAFRKWYGNLEYVVDFKNDGNALKMYKTSQLKNYATYFKRGLTWSKITSGSFSVRFSETGNIYGDAGLVGILSTDETLYYSIAFLNTKLAYELLIIINPTLNYTAGSIKSIPIIVKSNEIVQKLTKVNIEISKSDWDSNETSWDFNYSPLINKSKNIFNSYQDYLKLIKEDFFLLHTNEERLNRIFIETYNLVDELSPEVSLKDVTICQDELDFNNLEKSEILFREKGKDAIELPIKKDVVISQFLSYATGCFMGRYRLDKPGLNIAHPDPTQQELSGYSYNNHPFQIDEDAIIPMMGAESPFSDDVVLRVKEFVLTIWGEETLTGNLNFINDALGMDMEKFMVSKFWDFHKKMYKKKPIYWLFASPSKSFQVLVYMHRMNRFTIQKIRNNYLLKYLNWLNEQISRLQQDEASLSKVDARRLDSLRKALVECRAYDKLLKDFADKQIEFDLDDGVKVNHAKFEGIVVKI, from the coding sequence ATGAACACCAACAAACTAAAAACATTTGCCCAGGAAGCCCGCCAACTATTAATGCAAGGGGTAGAAAACCGCCTGCGCTATTGGGGGTTTGACGAAAAAGGGCAGACGCTGGAAGACCTGCAACCGACCAAAGGCGGCTATATTTTTCGTGAGCAGGTGTTCGATGATCCTGATGTACCAAAGAAATGGCAAAACCTGAAAAGAGCAGTGCAAAGGCATACAGCCAAAGATATCGTTGAAGAAGCGGCCTACACCTGGTTTAACCGCCTGGTGGCCATAAAAATCCTGGAAGAAAACAATTACATCCCACCTGTGCTGCATTATGTATCCGCTGAACTGCAGGAACCGCTGCTGTTAAGTCATGCCCGTAAAGGACAGGCGGATTTCCTGAAATCCAATGAAAAAGCCAAGCTGACCGGCGCCTTACTGGAAAATGAAGACGAACAGGCCTTTGCCTTACTGTTAAGCAGCTATTGCAAAAGCCAGCCTTTGCTGAAACGTGTTTTTGGCATCATCGATGATTATACCGAATTGTTGTTACCCAATAACCTGCTCAGCAGCAATGGCATTATCGAACTGCTCAACAACACGCCATCCATCGAAGAGAGCGATTATAAGGAACTGGAGCTGATTGGCTGGCTCTACCAGTTTTACATCTCCGATAAGAAAGACGACGTGTTTGCCGGTTTTAAGAAAAACAAAAAAGCCCGCGCCGAAGATATCCCCGCTGCCACACAGATTTTTACACCCAAGTGGATTGTAAAATACCTGGTGGAAAACACGGTGGGACGCATCTGGCTGGACCGCTATCCCGATAGTCCTTTAAAACAGCAGATGAAATACCTGGTGGAACCAGCCGCTGAAAACCGCCAAAAAGATGAACCCATAATAAACGATGTAAGCGAGCTCAAAGTGCTGGATCCGGCTGTGGGCTCCGGGCATTTTTTGCTGGTGGCTTTTGACCTGCTGCTGGAGATGTACAAAGAAGAAGGTTACACCCCGCGTAATGCGGCGCAGCAGATTATACACAACAACCTGTTTGGACTGGATATCTGCAAACGGGCAGCGCAGCTGGCCAACTTTGCCGTGCTACTCAAAGCAGCGCAATACAACCCGGATATTTTAAACGGCGACCTTAAACCCAACATTTTTGCCATGCCCGAACCACGCGCCTTTAGCAGGCAGGATGTCTATGACTTTTTAGGCGAACAAGGCACGGCCTATGCCGATGAACTGGAAAAGGCTTTATTAGAGATGCAGCAGGCCCAGAACATTGGCTCCGCTTTGATTCTGGACCTGAGCAAACCGGCCCATGCTTTTATAAAACAACGCCTGCAGGAATTACAACAACAGCAGCAAAAGGGACAACTGGATTTAGCCTGGCAAGCTTTTTATGCGGTTTTCGCTTCTTTTATAGAACCAGTTCTAATACTTACCGATAAATTCCATGCTGTAGTGGCCAATCCACCTTATATGGGTGGAAAAAGTATGAATCCAAGCCTAACTGAATACGTGAGATCTAACTATCCAAAAAGTAAAAGTGATTTATGTACAGTATTTATGGAGGCATGTGTTCATTATCTTATTAACTCAGGGATTCTAGGCATGATTAATTTGCCCTCTTGGATGTTCTTATCAAGTTATGAAAAATTAAGAAGATCCTTATTAGAAAAAACATTTATATCAACACTAATTCATCAAGGACGTGGTATTTTTGGGTCAGATTTTGGATCAGTTTGTTTCTGTGTAATTAATGAAAACCATAAAGATAGAACAGGGATTTATAGAAGGCTTTTTCAACAGCATGTTAAAGTAGATTCAGTTGAAGAAAAAGAGCGAAGATTTTTTAACCGTGATTATGGCTTTTATGAGTCAAATCAATCCAATTTTGAAAAAATACCATTCAGTCCAATCGGTTATTGGGTTAGTGATAAAATTTATAAACTTTTTGAGCAAGATCTCCTCGCAAAAGTTGGTCATTTTGGAGAAGGACTTTCTACTAAAAATAATGACTTATTTATAAGATTTTGGCATGAGGTTAATTTCAGAGAAATTGGATTTAAACTTAAAAGTCCAAAAATGACAATTGACAACAATTCAAAGTTTTATCCTTTCCATAAGGGTGGTGCATTCAGAAAATGGTACGGGAATCTAGAATATGTAGTTGATTTTAAAAATGATGGCAATGCTTTGAAAATGTATAAAACGAGTCAGCTGAAAAATTATGCTACTTATTTCAAAAGGGGTTTAACATGGTCAAAAATCACATCTGGCTCATTTAGCGTTCGTTTTAGTGAAACTGGAAATATTTATGGTGATGCCGGATTAGTTGGCATTTTAAGTACGGATGAGACTTTATATTATTCAATTGCTTTTTTGAATACAAAATTAGCCTATGAACTGCTAATTATAATTAACCCAACATTGAATTATACTGCAGGTAGTATTAAAAGTATCCCAATAATAGTAAAATCAAACGAAATCGTTCAAAAACTAACAAAAGTTAATATTGAAATTTCTAAATCTGATTGGGACTCTAATGAAACTTCTTGGGATTTTAATTATTCGCCACTGATAAATAAATCGAAAAACATATTTAATTCTTATCAAGATTATTTGAAGTTAATTAAAGAAGATTTTTTTCTTTTGCATACAAATGAAGAAAGACTAAATAGAATTTTTATTGAAACCTATAACTTAGTTGATGAGCTAAGTCCAGAAGTTTCATTAAAAGATGTAACAATTTGTCAAGATGAGCTCGATTTTAATAACCTAGAAAAATCAGAAATCTTGTTTCGTGAAAAAGGCAAAGATGCTATCGAATTACCTATTAAGAAAGATGTGGTCATAAGTCAATTTTTGAGTTATGCTACGGGTTGCTTTATGGGGCGTTACCGTCTGGATAAACCGGGTCTCAATATTGCCCATCCCGATCCCACTCAGCAAGAACTTTCCGGCTATAGCTACAATAATCACCCTTTTCAAATCGATGAAGACGCCATCATCCCTATGATGGGCGCAGAGAGTCCATTTTCCGATGATGTGGTTCTGCGCGTTAAAGAGTTTGTTTTGACTATCTGGGGTGAAGAAACCCTTACCGGAAATCTTAACTTTATCAATGACGCCCTGGGTATGGATATGGAAAAGTTTATGGTCTCCAAGTTCTGGGATTTCCATAAAAAGATGTACAAAAAGAAACCTATCTATTGGCTTTTTGCATCACCCAGTAAATCTTTCCAGGTATTAGTTTATATGCACCGCATGAACCGTTTTACGATACAGAAAATCCGTAATAACTACCTGTTAAAATATCTCAATTGGCTAAATGAGCAAATCAGCCGTCTGCAACAGGATGAAGCAAGCCTGTCTAAAGTCGATGCCCGGCGTCTGGATAGCCTGCGCAAAGCCCTGGTTGAATGCCGCGCGTATGACAAGCTACTCAAAGACTTTGCCGATAAACAAATCGAATTTGACCTGGATGATGGGGTCAAAGTAAACCACGCCAAGTTTGAGGGGATTGTGGTTAAGATATAA
- the pglZ gene encoding BREX-1 system phosphatase PglZ type A, whose protein sequence is MLKEKVASYFEKYPDLKVLFFFDSEKEHEEEIQKWHLSDVELIVADQALFNIKYRLEYELKDKKVLLFFPYDKPTTEQFRQFALLDILEANLELKIDDVADLIQEYGLASYHRSLVGKYIKELKLKKVQRVLAKILNDSNFDEQNVKRGLISYYLGFNNIVDPGLCLAKIFVLAESDKNINEIEKKLLNIDAVELVQKWFKQYLDLDSVELAYENILSATRKFKYNILLFDIRETKDDDPYQKLKITQPAKINKLYSLLNDWQNNPKFSEKLDYVLDTLADDVKYEPVFSCYGSDLNFPVVTEKMAEYIIHRVISILSHQPGQAIELCSKMMGKLSSLAKQMSKTIDSISFAAHFYKEKNAITTYILNRPVEYVNAYTNDFVKIDFYYRKALHKLLQSEVQINIDKLELHGFYQELHKDYEAYLLDLNKQWMKCLEENSFNFKSIDSPKQYGFYNHYLKDSEHKTAVIISDGLRYEAAEELLNALHSDTKNQSKISHMITSVPSNTKMGMSNLLPNNGITWNKGNYAINGISTEGLVNRQKILQSYDPDSAAIQYTDLIKMEQSEARALFKKKIVYIYHNNIDATGDDRKTENKVFDAVEKTIKDIEAIVRKIHSSWNVSRVLITADHGFIYQYSKLNDAMFESLPKEKTEVTHNRFTISSGKENKTNTFPIKNTTVLDEDLYVTIPTAINRFKHQGSSTQYVHGGASLQEVIVPVIESSRKREEVAEKVKFTLLNKELVIISGALKIKILQTDLINKDIKPRSIFIGLYNSTNELISNTSDMSLDSTAAAPSGRTKELIINLTNNASNVSFCYLIIYDLMDDPDKLNPLIKQKVINKSLIETDF, encoded by the coding sequence ATGTTAAAAGAAAAAGTAGCCAGCTATTTTGAGAAATATCCTGATCTTAAAGTACTATTCTTTTTTGATTCTGAAAAAGAACATGAAGAAGAAATTCAAAAATGGCATTTGTCTGATGTTGAATTAATTGTTGCTGATCAGGCGCTGTTCAATATCAAATATCGTTTGGAGTATGAACTAAAAGACAAGAAAGTTTTGCTTTTTTTTCCTTATGATAAACCCACCACTGAACAATTCCGTCAGTTTGCGCTACTGGATATTCTGGAAGCTAATCTCGAACTCAAAATTGATGATGTCGCTGATCTGATACAAGAATATGGCTTAGCAAGTTATCATCGTAGTTTGGTCGGAAAATATATCAAGGAATTAAAACTCAAAAAAGTTCAACGAGTTCTTGCTAAAATCTTAAATGATTCCAACTTTGATGAACAGAATGTGAAACGTGGCCTGATTAGTTATTACCTTGGCTTTAACAATATTGTCGATCCTGGTTTATGTCTGGCAAAGATTTTTGTTTTAGCCGAGTCAGATAAAAATATTAATGAAATAGAAAAGAAACTGCTTAATATAGATGCTGTTGAACTAGTACAAAAATGGTTTAAACAGTATCTGGATTTAGATTCGGTTGAATTAGCTTATGAAAATATCCTGTCTGCAACACGTAAATTTAAATATAATATCCTGTTATTTGATATAAGGGAAACCAAAGATGATGACCCATACCAAAAACTAAAGATAACCCAGCCGGCAAAAATAAATAAACTTTATTCGTTGCTTAATGACTGGCAGAATAATCCAAAGTTTTCTGAAAAGCTTGACTATGTTCTGGACACATTAGCCGATGATGTTAAATATGAACCAGTTTTTAGCTGCTATGGTTCTGACCTGAATTTCCCGGTAGTTACAGAAAAGATGGCTGAATATATTATACACAGAGTCATCAGTATACTATCGCATCAGCCAGGCCAGGCAATTGAGTTGTGTAGCAAAATGATGGGAAAATTAAGTTCCTTGGCAAAACAAATGAGTAAAACAATTGATTCCATTTCCTTCGCTGCTCATTTTTACAAAGAGAAAAATGCCATCACCACTTATATCCTGAACAGACCTGTTGAATATGTAAATGCCTATACAAATGATTTTGTCAAAATCGATTTTTATTACCGTAAAGCGTTGCATAAACTCTTACAATCTGAAGTTCAAATTAATATAGATAAACTGGAACTTCATGGTTTCTATCAGGAGTTGCACAAGGATTATGAAGCATATTTATTAGATCTGAATAAACAATGGATGAAATGTCTTGAAGAAAATAGTTTTAACTTTAAATCGATTGACTCCCCAAAACAGTATGGTTTTTATAATCATTACTTAAAAGACAGTGAACATAAAACAGCGGTAATCATTTCTGATGGTTTACGTTATGAAGCGGCAGAAGAGTTGTTAAATGCTTTACACAGCGATACAAAAAATCAATCCAAAATAAGCCATATGATTACATCTGTCCCATCGAATACGAAAATGGGTATGTCCAACCTTTTACCCAATAATGGGATCACCTGGAATAAAGGCAACTATGCCATTAATGGAATTTCTACCGAAGGACTTGTAAATCGTCAGAAAATATTGCAATCATATGATCCGGATTCAGCAGCCATTCAATATACAGATCTGATTAAGATGGAACAATCCGAAGCAAGAGCATTATTTAAGAAAAAAATTGTTTATATCTATCATAATAATATTGATGCCACCGGTGATGACAGGAAAACAGAAAACAAGGTATTTGATGCAGTTGAGAAAACTATCAAGGATATTGAAGCAATCGTTCGAAAAATTCATTCATCCTGGAATGTCTCAAGGGTATTGATAACTGCCGATCATGGTTTTATCTATCAATATTCCAAATTAAATGACGCCATGTTTGAAAGCCTTCCAAAAGAAAAAACAGAGGTTACACATAATCGTTTTACCATCTCGTCTGGGAAAGAGAATAAAACGAATACTTTTCCAATAAAAAATACAACTGTTTTGGATGAAGATTTATATGTAACCATTCCTACAGCGATAAATCGTTTCAAACATCAGGGTAGCAGTACACAATATGTTCATGGCGGTGCCAGTTTACAAGAAGTAATTGTTCCTGTTATCGAAAGTAGCCGTAAAAGAGAAGAAGTGGCAGAAAAAGTTAAATTTACGTTGTTAAACAAAGAGCTGGTTATTATTTCCGGTGCTTTAAAAATTAAAATACTTCAGACTGATTTAATCAACAAAGATATTAAACCACGCTCAATTTTTATTGGGCTTTATAACAGCACTAATGAGTTAATATCAAATACCTCTGACATGTCTTTAGATTCAACTGCTGCAGCTCCATCGGGTAGAACCAAGGAGTTGATAATAAATTTGACTAACAACGCGTCAAATGTTTCCTTTTGTTATCTGATTATTTATGACCTTATGGATGATCCGGATAAATTAAACCCGTTGATAAAACAGAAGGTAATCAATAAATCATTAATTGAAACGGATTTTTAG